A stretch of the Capra hircus breed San Clemente chromosome 10, ASM170441v1, whole genome shotgun sequence genome encodes the following:
- the VPS18 gene encoding vacuolar protein sorting-associated protein 18 homolog, whose translation MASILDEYEDSLSRSTVLQPGCPSVGIPHSGYVNAQLEKEEPIFTKQRIDFTPSERITSLVVSCNQLCMSLGKDTLLRIDLGKANEPNHMELGRKDDAKVHKMFLDPTGSHLLIALSSTEVLYVNRNGQKVRPLARWKGQLVESVGWNKALGTESSTGPILVGTAQGQIFEAELSASEGGLFGPAPDLYFRPLYVLNEEGGPAPVCSLEAERGPEGRGFVIATTRQRLFQFIGRVAEGAEAQGFSGLFAAYADHPPPFREFPSSLGYSELAFYTPKLRSAPRAFAWMMGDGVLYGSLDCGRPDSLLSEERVWEYPEGVGPGASPPLAIVLTQFHFLLLLADRVEAVCTLTGQVVLRDRFLEKFGPLKHMAKDPSTGHLWAHSERAVFRYHVQREARDVWRTYLDMNRFDLAKEYCRERPDCLDTVLAREADFCFRQRRYLESARCYALTQSYFEEIALKFLEARQEEALAEFLQRKLANLKPAERTQATLLTAWLTELYLSRLGALQGDPDALNLYRETRERFRSFLSSPRHKEWLFASRASIHELLASHGDTEHMVYFAVIMQDYERVVAYHCQHEAYEEALAVLARHRDPQLFYKFSPILIRHIPRQLVDAWIEMGSRLDARQLIPALVNYSQGGEAQQVSQAIRYMEFCVNVLGETEQAIHNYLLSLYARGQPASLLAYLEQAGASPHRVHYDLKYALRLCAEHGHHRACVHVYKVLELYEEAVDLALQVDVDLAKQCADLPEEDEELRKKLWLKIARHVVQEEEDVQTAMACLASCPLLKIEDVLPFFPDFVTIDHFKEAICSSLKAYNHHIQELQREMEEATASAQRIRRDLQELRGRYGTVEPQDKCATCDFPLLNRPFYLFLCGHMFHADCLLQAVRPGLPAYKQARLEELQRKLGAAPPPAKGSARAKEAEGGAAAGGPSREQLKADLDELVAAECVYCGELMIRSIDRPFIDPQRYEEEHLSWL comes from the exons ATGGCGTCTATCCTGGATGAATACGAGGACTCCCTGTCCCGCTCGACCGTCTTGCAGCCCGGCTGCCCCAGCGTGGGCATCCCCCACTCGG GATATGTGAATGCCCAGCTAGAGAAGGAAGAACCCATCTTCACAAAGCAGCGCATTGACTTTACCCCTTCCGAGCGCATCACCAGTCTTGTCGTCTCCTGCAATCAGCTCTGCATGAGCCTCGGCAAGGATACACTACTCCG CATTGACTTGGGCAAAGCAAATGAACCCAACCACATGGAGCTGGGGCGCAAGGATGATGCCAAAGTTCACAAGATGTTCCTGGACCCCACTG GCTCTCATCTGCTGATCGCTCTGAGCAGCACTGAGGTCCTCTATGTGAATCGTAATGGACAGAAGGTTCGGCCCCTGGCACGCTGGAAGGGGCAGCTGGTGGAGAGTGTGGGCTGGAATAAGGCCCTGGGCACCGAGAGCAGCACCGGCCCCATCCTGGTCGGCACCGCCCAAGGGCAGATCTTCGAAGCAGAGCTTTCGGCCAGCGAGGGTGGGCTCTTTGGCCCTGCCCCAGATCTCTACTTCCGTCCATTGTACGTGCTAAATGAAGAAGGGGGCCCAGCACCTGTGTGCTCCCTTGAGGCTGAGCGGGGCCCTGAAGGGCGCGGTTTTGTCATCGCCACCACTAGGCAGCGCCTCTTCCAGTTCATAGGCCGAGTGGCGGAGGGAGCTGAGGCCCAGGGTTTCTCGGGGCTCTTTGCTGCCTACGCTGACCACCCACCCCCATTCCGTGAGTTCCCCAGCAGTCTGGGCTACAGCGAGCTGGCCTTTTACACCCCCAAGTTGCGCTCTGCGCCCCGGGCCTTCGCCTGGATGATGGGAGATGGCGTGTTGTATGGATCGTTGGACTGCGGGCGTCCGGACTCCCTGCTGAGTGAGGAGCGGGTCTGGGAGTACCCAGAGGGGGTGGGCCCCGGGGCCAGCCCGCCCCTGGCCATCGTCCTGACCCAGTtccacttcctgctgctgctggcagACCGGGTGGAGGCAGTGTGCACGCTGACGGGGCAGGTGGTGCTGCGGGACCGCTTCCTGGAGAAGTTCGGGCCGCTGAAGCACATGGCGAAGGACCCCTCCACGGGCCACCTGTGGGCCCACTCCGAGCGGGCTGTCTTCCGCTACCACGTACAGCGGGAGGCACGGGATGTCTGGCGCACCTACCTAGACATGAACCGCTTCGACCTGGCCAAGGAGTATTGTCGAGAGCGGCCTGACTGCCTGGACACAGTCCTGGCCCGGGAGGCCGACTTCTGCTTCCGCCAGCGTCGCTACCTGGAGAGCGCCCGCTGCTATGCCCTGACTCAGAGCTACTTTGAAGAGATTGCCCTTAAGTTCTTGGAGGCCCGACAGGAGGAGGCGCTGGCCGAGTTCCTGCAGCGAAAACTGGCTAATTTGAAGCCTGCCGAACGAACCCAGGCAACCCTGCTGACCGCCTGGCTGACGGAGCTCTACTTGAGCCGGCTCGGGGCTCTGCAGGGTGACCCCGATGCCCTGAACCTCTACCGGGAAACCCGTGAGCGCTTCCGCTCCTTCCTCAGCAGCCCTCGCCACAAGGAGTGGCTTTTCGCCAGCCGGGCCTCCATCCATGAGCTCTTGGCCAGCCACGGGGACACGGAACACATGGTGTACTTCGCTGTGATCATGCAGGACTACGAGCGCGTGGTGGCTTACCACTGCCAGCATGAGGCCTACGAGGAGGCCTTGGCCGTGCTGGCCCGCCACCGTGACCCCCAGCTCTTCTACAAGTTCTCGCCCATCCTCATCCGTCACATCCCTCGCCAGCTGGTGGATGCCTGGATTGAGATGGGCAGCCGGCTGGATGCCCGGCAGCTCATCCCTGCCCTGGTGAACTATAGCCAAGGTGGCGAGGCCCAGCAGGTGAGCCAAGCCATCCGCTACATGGAGTTCTGCGTGAACGTGCTAGGCGAGACCGAGCAGGCCATTCACAATTACCTGCTGTCGCTCTATGCCCGGGGCCAGCCGGCCTCACTGCTGGCCTACCTGGAGCAGGCCGGGGCCAGCCCGCACCGTGTGCACTATGATCTCAAGTATGCGCTGCGGCTCTGTGCTGAGCATGGCCACCACCGTGCTTGTGTCCACGTCTACAAGGTCCTGGAGCTGTATGAGGAGGCTGTGGACTTGGCCCTGCAG GTTGACGTGGACCTGGCCAAGCAGTGTGCTGACCTGCCTGAGGAAGACGAGGAGCTGCGCAAGAAGCTGTGGCTGAAGATTGCACGGCACGTGGTGCAGGAGGAGGAAGATGTGCAGACGGCCATGGCCTGCCTGGCCAGCTGCCCCCTGCTCAAGATTGAAGACGTGCTGCCTTTCTTTCCTGACTTTGTCACCATTGACCACTTCAAGGAGGCCATCTGCAGCTCACTGAAGGCCTACAACCACCACATCCAAGAGCTACAGCGAGAGATGGAAGAGGCCACAGCCAGTGCCCAGCGCATCCGGAGAGACCTGCAGGAGCTGCGGGGCCGCTATGGTACCGTGGAGCCCCAGGACAAATGTGCTACCTGCGACTTCCCCCTGCTCAACCGCCCCTTTTACCTCTTCCTCTGTGGCCACATGTTCCATGCTGACTGCCTGCTGCAGGCCGTGCGGCCCGGCCTGCCGGCCTACAAGCAGGCCCGGCTCGAGGAGCTGCAACGAAAGCTGGGGGCTGCTCCACCCCCTGCCAAGGGCTCTGCCCGGGCTAAGGAGGCTGAGGGGGGCGCTGCTGCTGGGGGGCCCAGCCGGGAACAGCTCAAGGCTGACCTGGATGAACTTGTGGCCGCTGAGTGCGTATACTGTGGGGAGCTGATGATCCGCTCTATTGACCGGCCCTTCATCGACCCCCAGCGCTATGAGGAGGAGCACCTCAGTTGGTTGTAG
- the DLL4 gene encoding delta-like protein 4: protein MAVASRRASGWALLLLVALWQQHAAGSGVFQLQLQEFANERGVLASGRPCEPGCRTFFRVCLKHFQAVVSPGPCTFGSVSTPVLGTNSFAVGDDSSGGGRNPLQLPFNFTWPGTFSLIIEAWHAPGDDLRPEALPPDALISKIAIQGSLAVGQNWLLDEQTSPLTRLRYSYRVICSDNYYGDSCSRLCKKRNDHFGHYVCQPDGSLSCLPGWTGEYCEQPICLSGCHEQNGYCSKPAECICRPGWQGRLCNECIPHNGCRHGTCSTPWQCTCDEGWGGLFCDQDLNYCTHHSPCKNGATCSNSGQRSYTCTCRPGYTGVDCELELSECDSNPCRNGGSCKDQEDGYHCLCPPGYYGLHCEHSTLSCADSPCFNGGSCRERNQGTSYACECPPNFTGSNCEKKVDRCTSNPCANGGQCLNRGPNRMCRCRPGFTGAHCEISISDCARSPCVHGGTCHDLENGFVCTCPAGFSGRRCEVRMPAEACASGPCFNGATCYTGLPPDNFVCNCPYGFMGSRCEFPMSMPPSFPWVAVSLGVGLVVVLVLLCMVVVAVRQLRLRRPDGGSREAMNNLSDFQKDNLIPTAQLKNTNQKKELEVDCGLDKSNCGKQQNHTLDYNLAPGLLGRGILPGKYSHSDKSLGEKAPLRIHSEKPECRISAICSPRDSMYQSVCLISEERNECVIATEV from the exons ATGGCAGTCGCGTCCCGTCGCGCCTCGGGCTGGGCGCTACTGCTGCTGGTGGCACTTTGGCAGCAG CACGCTGCCGGCTCCGGAGTCTTCCAGTTGCAGCTGCAGGAGTTTGCCAACGAGCGCGGCGTACTAGCCAGCGGGCGGCCGTGCGAACCTGGCTGCCGAACCTTCTTCCGCGTCTGCCTTAAGCACTTCCAGGCAGTCGTCTCTCCCGGGCCCTGCACCTTCGGCAGCGTCTCCACGCCTGTGCTGGGCACCAACTCCTTCGCCGTCGGAGACGACAGTAGCGGCGGGGGACGCAACCCTCTGCAACTACCCTTCAATTTCACCTGGCCG GGTACCTTCTCACTCATTATTGAAGCTTGGCACGCACCAGGAGATGACCTGCGGCCAG AGGCCTTGCCACCAGACGCGCTCATCAGCAAGATCGCCATCCAGGGCTCGCTAGCTGTGGGCCAGAACTGGTTACTGGATGAGCAGACCAGCCCTCTCACAAGGCTGCGCTACTCTTACCGGGTCATCTGCAGTGACAACTACTATGGGGACAGCTGCTCGCGTCTATGCAAGAAGCGCAATGACCACTTCGGCCACTACGTGTGTCAGCCAGATGGCAGCCTGTCTTGCCTGCCCGGCTGGACGGGGGAGTACTGCGAACAGC ctatctgTCTTTCTGGCTGTCATGAACAGAATGGCTACTGCAGCAAGCCTGCAGAGTGCAT CTGCCGCCCGGGCTGGCAGGGCCGCCTGTGCAACGAATGCATCCCCCACAATGGCTGTCGCCATGGCACCTGCAGCACCCCCTGGCAATGCACTTGTGATGAGGGCTGGGGAGGCCTGTTCTGTGACCAAG ATCTCAACTACTGCACCCACCATTCCCCATGCAAGAATGGGGCAACATGCTCCAACAGTGGGCAGCGGAGCTATACCTGCACCTGTCGCCCAGGCTACACTGGTGTAGACTGCGAGCTGGAGCTCAGCGAGTGTGATAGCAACCCCTGTCGCAACGGAGGCAGCTGTAAG GACCAGGAGGACGGCTACCACTGCCTGTGTCCACCGGGCTACTATGGCCTGCACTGCGAACACAGCACCTTGAGTTGTGCTGACTCCCCCTGCTTCAACGGTGGCTCCTGTCGGGAGCGCAACCAGGGGACCAGCTACGCCTGTGAATGCCCCCCCAACTTCACTGGCTCCAACTGTGAGAAGAAAGTGGACAGGTGTACCAGCAACCCATGTGCCAATG GGGGCCAGTGCCTGAACCGAGGTCCGAACCGCATGTGCCGCTGTCGTCCTGGATTCACTGGCGCCCACTGTGAGATCAGCATCAGCGACTGTGCCCGCAGCCCTTGTGTCCATGGTGGCACATGCCACGACCTGGAGAATGGGTTCGTGTGCACCTGTCCAGCCGGCTTCTCTGGCCGGCGCTGCGAGGTGCGGATGCCTGCCGAAGCCTGTGCCTCGGGACCCTGCTTCAATGGGGCCACGTGCTACACCGGCCTCCCTCCTGACAACTTCGTCTGCAACTGCCCCTATGGCTTCATGGGCAGCCGCTGCGAGTTCCCCATGAGCATGCCCCCCAGCTTCCCCTGGGTGGCCGTGTCCCTGGGCGTGGGGCTGGTGGTGGTGCTCGTGTTACTGTGCATGGTAGTGGTGGCAGTGCGGCAGCTGCGGCTCAGGCGGCCTGACGGCGGCAGCAGGGAGGCCATGAACAATCTGTCGGACTTCCAAAAGGACAACCTGATCCCCACTGCCCAGCTCAAGAACACAAACCAGAAGAAGGAGCTGGAAGTAGACTGTGGCCTGGACAAGTCCAACTGTGGCAAACAGCAGAACCACACATTGGACTATAATCTGgccccagggctcctggggcgGGGGATCCTGCCTGGGAAGTATTCCCACAGCGATAAGAGCTTAGGGGAGAAGGCACCACTGCGGATACACAG TGAAAAGCCAGAGTGTCGGATATCAGCCATATGCTCCCCCAGGGACTCCATGTACCAGTCTGTGTGTTTGATATCAGAAGAGAGGAATGAATGTGTCATTGCCACAGAG GTATAA